The genome window TCCCGCGGACTTAACGGTCGGAATGTCGCTTTCCACGCTCCCGCTCAGCTATTGCACCAACGTCCACCCCGGCCTGACCGTGGCCGCCGTCCAAGACGGGCTCCAGACCTACACGGGGCCGGTCCGCCGGAAGCTGAACGCCCCCCTGGCGGCCGGACTGTGGCTCCCCGAACCGGTGATCCGTGAGCTGCGGAGCGAACCGGCACGGCTCGACGCCCTGCGAAAAACCCTCCGCGACGAGGGGCTCGTCTGCTACACGCTCAACGCCTTCCCGTACGGCAATTTCCACTCCGAGCGGGTCAAGGAGAACGTGTATCTGCCCGACTGGACCGACGATCGCCGGCGGCTGTACACGGAGGAGTGCGCCGTGGTCCTGGCGGAACTGATGCCCGAAGGAGTCGAGGGGAGCATCTCGACGGTCCCGCTCGGCTTCAAACCCCTCTCCGGACGTGACGGCTTTGAGGAGGCATGCATCGCGCAGCTCATCCGCCTGGCGCGGTTCCTCGACAACCTCCACGACGACACCGGCCAGGTGATCCGGCTGGCCATCGAGCCGGAGCCGTGCTGCGTCCTGGAGACGACCGCCGAGACGATCGCGTTCTTCGGGCGGCTGCGGGACGCCGCGGACAAGCAAGGGGCCGGAGAGGCAGTCCGGCGGCATCTCGGCGTCTGCTACGACGTCTGCCATCAGGCGGTCGAGTTCGAGGACGTTCCGGCGTCGATCCGGGATTTCACGCAGGCCGGGATCCGGATCAACAAGCTCCACATCACCTGCGCGATCGAGGTCGACGCGCCGCAGGAAGCGGACGTCCGGGCGGAGCTGGCGAACTTCGTCGAGCCCCGCTACCTCCACCAGACGTTCGCCCGCTCCTCGGACGGCCGCGTCGTGAACGTCGTCGACCTGACGCCGGAACTCTGCCGGAACCCGGACGGAGAGTTCGCCGCCGCGCCGCGCTGGCGGGTCCACTTCCACGTCCCGGTCAACGCCGTGAACGTCGGGCGGCTCAAGACGACCCGCCCGGACCTGGAACGGGCCCTCGGGGCGGTCGCCGCTCTCGAGTATGCGCCGCACCTGGAAGTCGAGACCTATACGTGGGGTGTTCTTCCCTCCGGTGAAAAGCCGGACCTCGTCGAAGGACTTCTCCGCGAGCTGACCGCAACCGGCGTCCTGCTGGGCAATCTGCGGCTCGGGGCATCGGGCTTGCTGGAAGTCTGAGGGTTCGCCGGCCGTTCCTCGCGTCGCCGGCGCCTGTTGATCCCGAAGCAATCGTCACGACCTGCACAACTCCAACGCGACGATGCGCGACGTTGCAATTTGACGCGAGTTGCCGAACCGCATCGTGCCGCGTGATGCCCGCAGGCTACGGTTGCGGTGATTTGCTCCATCCCGCCTCTTCGGCGCGTTTCCTCCGGGAAATGCGTGTGAAGCGGTTCTCCGTCACCGGTCCGCGCTATGAGTTCCTCTGATTCCTCCGTTTCCGATGTGGGGCTGGTCCAGAACCTCCTCCGGGAACAGACCGAAGAGATCCAGCGCCTCCACGGCGAGCTCGACGGCAAGGAGCAGCTCGTCCAGGCGATCACGGCCCGCCTTGAGGAGACCGTCGACCAGCTCGACCGTCTCCAGCGGCAGGGCAACTCCCGCGGGGGCGGGGGTGGCGCGTCTGCCGGCGGGATCAAGGAGATCCTCGATTCCCAGCAGGCGGTGGCGCAGCGGGTCGACGAGTCGCTTCAGTATTGGGAAGGGACCGCCGGCTACTTTGAACAGATCCTGGAGCGTCTCAACGAGATCGCCCGCTCCTCCACCGGCCCGGGCGTGAGTTCCAGCGCCGCTCCGGCCAGCGGCGGCTCCAGCTATGAACGGATGAAGGCCAACCTGCTGGCCCAGTCGCCCTCCAGCCCGGGCCAGTCGACCGCCGCTCCTTCACCGACACCCGCTCCTGCCGTTCCTGCGGCCGCAGCCCCGGCCCTTCCGCCGCTCCTCATGGCGGCGGCCGCCTCGCTCGAAACCAGCAGCCCGCCCCCCGTCCCCGTCGACACCGGTCTCGCGTCGCGGGAAGAGCTGGCCGAAGCGGTCCAGACCCGCGATGCCTACATCGCCTCCCTCGTCCAGGAAGCGCGGCGGCGGGACGACGCGATCTTCCACAACATCGAGTGGTCGAAGCTCTCCTCCGCTCCGGAAGACCTCCGGCCGCAGCTCGTGGAGCTGAGCAAGCGGCTCCGCGAGGCGGTCCAGCGGGAAGAACACGCCCAGTCGATGGAACGGGCGCGACTCGCCCGGGAACAGGCTCGGATCGACCTCGTCAAGCAGCAGCTCGAAGCGCAGATCCGCCGACTCGCGACTCCGGCCGGAGCGACGCCCACCCCGGCCCCCGAGCCCCCCTCCGGTAAGCCGGCCAAGGACAGCTGGCTGAACCGGCTCAAGCGGTAGGCCGAGCGGTTCAACACCAGGACACGAAGAAGGCACCAAGAGCACAAAGGTCTTGGTGCCTTCTTGCTTTCCCTGCCCCGCTCAGTGGGCCTGCCACGAGGGGGGACGGTGCTCCCGGAAGGCGGCGATTCCTTCCCGGGCTTCGTCACCTGTCCGAGCCCCTTCATGGGCCGCGAGCGCCCATCCGAGATCCCGCTTCACGTCAGCCCCCTGTGATGGTCGGAGGAGGGCTTTCGTGCTCTGAACCGCAACCGGCCCCCCCAGGAGCACCGTTGCGACCAAAGCCTGGGCCTCTTCCAGCAGCCGATCGCGCGGCACGACCCGATTGACGAGGCCGATGGCCTGCGCGCGGCGGGCGTCAACGGGCTCCGCCAGCAGAAAGAGCTCGCGCAGGTCGGAATCGCGGAGCCGGTTACGAAGGACAACAGAAATCAGCGCCGGGAGAAGCCCCCGGCGGACTTCCGGAAACGCGAAGCGGGCGTCCTCCGTCGTCACGGCAAAGTCGCAGGCGGCCATCAACCCTCCGCCGCCAGCGTAGGCCCCCCCCTGGACTGCCGCCACGGTCACCAGCGGTGAAGTCATGAGGAGCATGAAGAGAGCGGCGGTGCGGCCTGCACTTTTCCGAACGGCATCGACATCGTCCGCCTCCGCCAAGTCGAGCCCCGCGCAGAACACCGGCCCCGCGCCACGAAGAATCACGGCCCGCCGCGTCGGCTCGTCGGCCAGGGCCGCGAACGTCTGGCACAACGCTTCCAGCAACTCGACGGAGAGGGCGTTTCGACGGTCGGGGCGGTTCAGCGTGACGATCGCGAGGGCATCGCTGGGATGCTCGACGAGAAGCACAGGCTCTGTCATGACAGCGATCCTTCGAAAACGGCCGGAGCGGCCAGCGGCATCAGCAGGAGCTGCTGCCCGAGTGATTTCCCTTGGGCGTCCGTCCGGAGTGAGCTGGCGAGGATTCCGGCCACCACGAAGTTGAGGGCCTGGAGACGGGGAAGCTCGTATCGCTGGACCCGGACGGGCGGCACTCCGAAATAGTCCGCCACGCGGTCCGCCGTCAGTTCGGCCACGAGCCGCGGGTAGTGCTCGGCCGCGCGGGCGAGGACGCCGATGTTCGCTCCGGTCCCCTTGTCGCCACTCCGGGCGCAGGCGATGTCGCTGAGCCGGGGAGGCCGAGTGATGGGGGGCCGCGAAGTGGCCTTGGACTGGGAGGACACGGGATTGACCGGCGCAGGGACAGGCGCACTCGGCGGTCGATCAACCTCGATCTTCGGAGTCGCCGCGGCGAGGATCTCGATCCGGGGAACCACCCGCTCCCGCGGGATGAGGCAGGGCCAGTAGCGGAGGACGGGGTGAACCCGCGGACGTCCCTCGGCGTAGCCGGTCACGCCCGGCGGACCGGCGGTGATGAGCGGGGTCAGGCTGCGGGTGAACGCCTCGACCTTCCGCCGGTCGGGATCGGCTACCGCCATCCGCAGGACCGTCTCGATGGCGTCGCCTGAC of Planctomyces sp. SH-PL14 contains these proteins:
- a CDS encoding enoyl-CoA hydratase/isomerase family protein yields the protein MTEPVLLVEHPSDALAIVTLNRPDRRNALSVELLEALCQTFAALADEPTRRAVILRGAGPVFCAGLDLAEADDVDAVRKSAGRTAALFMLLMTSPLVTVAAVQGGAYAGGGGLMAACDFAVTTEDARFAFPEVRRGLLPALISVVLRNRLRDSDLRELFLLAEPVDARRAQAIGLVNRVVPRDRLLEEAQALVATVLLGGPVAVQSTKALLRPSQGADVKRDLGWALAAHEGARTGDEAREGIAAFREHRPPSWQAH
- the eboE gene encoding metabolite traffic protein EboE; this translates as MSLSTLPLSYCTNVHPGLTVAAVQDGLQTYTGPVRRKLNAPLAAGLWLPEPVIRELRSEPARLDALRKTLRDEGLVCYTLNAFPYGNFHSERVKENVYLPDWTDDRRRLYTEECAVVLAELMPEGVEGSISTVPLGFKPLSGRDGFEEACIAQLIRLARFLDNLHDDTGQVIRLAIEPEPCCVLETTAETIAFFGRLRDAADKQGAGEAVRRHLGVCYDVCHQAVEFEDVPASIRDFTQAGIRINKLHITCAIEVDAPQEADVRAELANFVEPRYLHQTFARSSDGRVVNVVDLTPELCRNPDGEFAAAPRWRVHFHVPVNAVNVGRLKTTRPDLERALGAVAALEYAPHLEVETYTWGVLPSGEKPDLVEGLLRELTATGVLLGNLRLGASGLLEV